The sequence below is a genomic window from Coffea arabica cultivar ET-39 chromosome 4c, Coffea Arabica ET-39 HiFi, whole genome shotgun sequence.
ACTAGCTCCGCCGGAAGAACAATTTGTGCTCCCACCACAAGTTGTTGATAGCAGCAAGGAACAACTTGCAAGTCCGCATCCTCTAGCAATCGGAGATGATAATGAAAAGTCTTTGCCTTCTTTAGATCTTTCCCTAAAACAAGAGTATGAGCCCATGGAAGCTACCCTCAGTGAAGTAGTTGAAGAAACCGAAGAAAATGTTAAATCTCCACCCGAAATTCCTTCATTGTTCCCATCATTTTTTCCAGCATTTATACCTATTTCATACCCATTATGGCCGTCCAATATAGCCCCTCAAGAGGAAGGTAGAGGAGCAGAGGCATCTCATCATCAGATCCTCAAGCCAATTCCAGTTATTCCAAAGGAACCTGTCAATGTGGATGAACTTGTGGGCATGTCTCAGCTTAGCTTAGGTGGTACTAGTTCTGGCCTTGTAGAATCTTCCCGACTCTCTCTCAAATTGACAGGGGAGCCATCAAGGCAATCGGCATTTCATGCAAGCACACCAATCAAAGGATCGGGCATAACCAAGGATGAAAATAGTTCATTTCAAGCAGTATGAGATAAAGGGAGCTACTTGATTAACATCTTAGCAGATGCCTTACTCAAGCATCTGGAAGGAAGCAAGGcctattttccttcatttctgtCCTCATAGCTTTTGTTGTATTCcttatttatctaattttttcaATGTAATATAGTGCAGGGCCCCTCCAGGTTTAGGTTATAGGTTAAGCTAGTGAAAATTCTGATTCTTTTTAACTGTAAATACCAGGATGTTTAGTACGTGGAGGATTTGGCAAATTGCCTGAAATAATTTGTCCTGCATTTCACTGTTCttgagaggggggggggggggtgggacTGCCTTTTTTTACGCCTTGAGTGCAATTTTGTTTATCAATGTTTAGGGTTCTTGAAAGGTTCTTATTGTAGGGAGATGCACCATAGTGCGAGGAGGTTCCATGTATCTTGATGCATGAGGCACCATCTTCAAGGGGAACCCACAATTAAAATGGTGCAAAGGGGGGAGTTTCGTAAGTCTCGATGACTCGCCCTACTTGTTCGGGGCCTGCAAACGAAGGAGACGCAGGCGCTGCTTTTAACAGTtcaaaagttagcaaatttacgCCTTTTAAAACTTAAACCGGAATATTAGTGAGGTTTCCCGCAGCGGGAATTTGTAGGCGTTCGTTCACTTGGTCAGGCAGCAGCCAAAACCAAGGCTCAACAGTAGGACAATAAAAGGCCAAATCACAGTTTTACTGTACGGGCCCCAGAATTGAAGATTACCTCGTATTCTAATTTCCTCTTATGCACATTATTCTTTCAATTTTAGTCGGCTTCTTCTACTCCAATTACATTCCTTTCGCAGTCCAAAGGGAATACAAACACTTCCTTCCCCTGCAATGTCCAGACGCTTCTAGCTGAGGCTGAAATCACAATCACTTTCACCATCCCCCGGGCAAAATGTAACATATTAAGGTTCAAAAGAGGAAAAAACAAAATAGTAATTCAACAATCTGGTCTTGGGCATGGTTTTAAGCAGAACTTCTGATTTCATTTCTTGTAACGCACAACATTTAGCAAACTACATTTATACCGTGATACAACATTACAGAACGCTTCCCTTCTAATCACCCTACTTGCATCTACCTGCCTGCTGTGACTGGCAGGAAGAAGTAAACAATAAACAATTGAAATAGGaaaacaaaaacataaaaagtgGTAAAATGTTAGGTGAAGAATGACAACAAAAATTTAGTGATCTACTCAAATCATGGATTATAGAACATTTCACTGGTTCAGCGATAGCATCTATAAGCGGGACTATACATACAGCTCTCAgcatatgcaactaaatttTCTGGCTGAGGCAGACGAGTAGCCAAACCTGTACAGCAACCAAGAGTCAAGCTATAGATCGCAGAAAATGCACTCAAGCTAAAACATATGGTCCCATGGCAGGAAATCTTACCTAGCTCATATGCTTTTGCAGCTACATCAGCAGcaattttggcagaaatttttctaatattagAGAATGGGGGATAAATGAGACCGCTCTCAAGATTTTCTTCAGTGACCTGTGCAGCCAGAGCTTCAGCTGTTTCAAGAAGGCAGAAATACCAGAGATTTTGAgtaacaaataattttttttttaaaacaagtaATGTTCAAACTAACAGGGATGCTGGATGATCCTATGACTATAACATCTGCATTTCAATATGGTTTTCATGCATGAACTTTAGCTATCGTCCGACTTTGGTCCTTGAGAGTGAGAGAATTGGTATCAAAATCTCGAAATGTGTAATaaaaaaacacacaaagcatctgaaaaaatttaaagaattgGTATCAAAATGAACTTTAGACACTGTGGAAAGACAAGTACGCAAAAGTGCAGCATTTCCATCCCATTAAAACTCATGTTGCTCTCAGATTTAATTTAAGGTTCTCTCTTTTGGCTGACCCCAAGCTGGGAGAGAGACACCCGCATTAAAATTGAATACTTACAAACAAATGGCATGGTGGTTAAAATTATGACTAATAATTACATATGCAACAACTTACAGGCTGCCAGGAGCATATCATCATGGACACGGATGGCACCAGAAATTATCAGACCCAGACCAAGACCAGGGAAGATGTACGCATTATTTGCCTAAAAGATATGTATGTATTATAGTTTGTCCAAAAAGGCACATATCCTGAGGATAAGATTGTGTCAGATAGATTATTATGAGGATTAACACCTGGCCAGATGCATAGACCTTCCCATCATATTCAACTGGATCAAATGGGCTACCACTAGCAAAAATGGCACGACCCTGAAGTAGACATAGAACAAAGAAGAGATGTAACAGTGTCATGCAGTGATAGAGATGAAGATTCATCAAAAAGTCAGCATGGCAGAAGACTACATGAAACAAAGATGTATGATAACATCACCTCACTCCACATGTAGGCTTCTTCAGCAGTACACTCTGACTGTGAAGTTGGGTTGGAGAGGGCAAGTACAATGGGTTTCTGCATTAAGAACAATGTCAGTGTTTTGATCTATATAAAATGTTTTATGCAAACATAAACTGAACAAAATCCCAGCAAGGAAGGGAGGGAGGATGCATCACCTCATTGAAGGTTGCCATAGCTTCAACAACTTCTTTGGTAAATGTTCTTCCAGCTCCTGATGATCCAATCAACACGGTTGGCTTGATTGCCtggcaaaagaagaaagaaagataaaGATGACAAAAACACACAAGCTTAAAAACATGCACTCGACAGAGGACTTCTCAGACCTTGACAGCATCCACCAGGTTTGTAACAGGTTCATGCTCATGAGCCCAGGGTCTCTTAAAATGCTGAAGTCCTTCCATGCGAGACCGCGTAATTAAACCCTGCAGTGAAAATAATTTGAGTATTATGACAGAGTtctatttcttctttcttttccttttttttctggtAGGAAGATGGGTTAGGTGAAGGTTAAACACCTTTGAGTCCACCATCCAAATTTTCTTACGAGTTTCGTCTACTGGAGCTCCAGTCTGCAAAAGAAGGTTGAATTTTCACCTCTTGCTATGTACTTCTCAAGGAGCTTCTTCAAAAGAAACTAAGCACATACAGCACATAGAAGGCAACACATTCAATTAGTTTTCACCTGCTTTGACATCTCAAGAGCAATGAGCTCAGCAATACCAGTGCCAGCCTGCATTACCACAAGGATAGGAGCAAATGTTGTACCTTAAGACTaaaagcagaaaacaagaaCTTGTAGGAAATTTGGCCGGAAAACGGACAAAGTTGCATAAGTTATACATGCAGTCTCAAACCACTGGCAGACCAGAAGATTGAAACATTCAATTGATGGTATAAACaccatgcattttttcttttttttttttttttttttttggagactGGAAACAAGAACTACCTCCCCTGCTCCAAGAAATAGGAAAGTATGCTCAGCTAAGGTCCCTCCAACTAACTTCAGTGCTGCAATAAGCCCAGCAAGGACCACAGATGCTGTCCCCTGAAAAATGTGTGAAATGTTTATATCAATTCTTGGGAGAGAACCAAGACCATGGTGGCTAAAGGCCCAACATTTAGTGGAACAGTAAATGACTTGTTGTACCTGAATATCATCATTGAAAACAAGGTGTGTAGGGCCATATTTTGCAAGAAGATCGAAAGCATTGTGATTTGCAAAATCTTCAAACTGCAAAATGCAGACAGACAGTGACAATTTGAGCACATTGACTTAATAGCTCCATATAATGGAATCTCAGAAATGTACATAACCTGAATGAGGACTTTCTCCCCATAGGTCTGCTTGACAGCAGACATAAATTCATCGATCAGCTCCGCATATTCCTGATGACGGCAAAACAATCTAACTTAATTAAGAGATGAATGACTAGGTAATATATCTCATGTCAAGCAGTTTGAAGGTCAAATTTCTAACCTTCCCTGTTGCTCGTCTTTGCCTGAGCCCaatgtaaaattcatcattcagTAACTTCTCATTGTTTGTACCCACATCAATTGTTACAGGTAAACACTGTAAAAACAGTAAAAACCGTTAACTATATTTTGCCACTATTGTGCATAGCAAAAAGTGAAGCAGGTCATGTCATGAAACCATTCCACAGGAAAATCTATCATGATATTTTAATACAGCAATAAACAAAGTTTGCCATTATTGGTGGTACACGAATATATTTTTGCCCTTGGACGTTGTACCAATTGGAGGTTGGAGCATATGTCTTCTATTAAGCCACAAGTCCAAATGAAAAACAAGATTAAATCTCTAAGCATAGAACAATTTCCAGTGGTTAACTAATGCTCTTAGGTATGATTAAAAAAAGGGCCCATAAAATAACACACCAACAGCAAAGAAAAGGTGTTTAACGACCATAGTTAAAACCTTTATTTGCAGCATGATAGCTATTCAAGGAAAGCAGTGCTGCTAAAGTTTCTTTACCAGCCAATTGAAACAAATGAACAAAGTAAAGGTCTTGCATATACTTACAGCTGAAGGACGAATACCACCAAGAGCTGTGTACAGAGAGAGCTTCCCTACAGGTATGCCCATTCCCTGGTAACAAGCAAAGATGGATAAGAAAAAGATCATATGCTAATTAATAGAAGCCCATATCTGCATGCCTACTAAGGTATGACCAAATGCGAAGAATTCTTCCTTGAAAACCCTCTTCCTGCCGTGATAACATCAAAGAAGTAAAAGACATGGAAACCAAAAGGTGATGACGTGCCTGGCAACCCAGGTCTCCAAGCCCCAAAATGCGTTCACCATCTGTGACAACAATAACTTGAATCTTCTGCTGGGGCCAATTTTTCAGCACCTCAAGAATTTTTCCTCTGACAAATGTTAAACAGCCAAGTCTTAAAATGTGAGAAAAAGAACTCCAGGTAAAACTGCTGTCAAATGCAAAACACAAAACATACTTTTCCTTCAAACTGATAAAGAGACCCTGTGGCTGTCTGAAGATGCTCCCGTATTTCTGGCAAGCCTCGCCCACAGTTGGAGTGTAAACAACTGGAAGCAGCTCCTCAACATGGTCAATGAGAAGCTTGTAGAACAACCTTTCATTCCTTTCCTGTGTAAACCAGGAGAAAACAAATCCAAATATTAAGTATTCAGACTATTTAAGGCCACATAAATATTAGATGAATTGGTTTTGTAATATTCTCAGACTTCACTGTATAGTATCACGTGCTTATTTATTAAGTCAAACTATACATATTTTACACTGACACTGTGTTATGCTTAAGATTTATTCCGAGTGTAGACGCTATCAAACTAtctgcaaaatgataaaactcaAAGCAGAGAAAAATTACAGACTAAATTGGTTTAGAAAACACTTCTAAAAATGCAGATAACAACTTAATTGTTCAACAACCTGAAGATCCATCATGGCCATATATCGCTGCAGGGGTACTTGATACTGACGAATATTTGCCATCATTTTTTTCACCTGTTCGGTAGAATGATAGAAGAGAAAGATTGAGTTAGCAGCAGCAAAATGAGTGAATTAGACAGACAAATTGAAAAGTAAAAGATTACAAAACCTGAAGTTCTTGGCTGACAACCACAGGTGGAAGAAGACCACGCAAGTAATGTGCATCCTTCTCCTTCTCAGTAAATGCAAGCCCCTTATTATAGTGTGGATCACGCAACAATGGATATCCACTGCAGCACGAAATTAAAATACAAGAATCATGTTTCAGAACATGCCCGAAAAACATCCGTCATGTACCAGAATATTAGAAGATTTAGAGACCAGAGCATGAAACTTAAGAGCTGACAAATTCACAAAATAAACAGAAGAACAAAAACCTTTGGAGTCTATTACTCAAAATACACACTGTTAATTGAAAGGGTAAAACAGAGTGAACTTGCACCGTATTTTCAATTAACTTGAAATTAGCTAAAGAGTTCCAACTAGATTTAGATTAAActtcaaaagaaataaaaaaatctaATATTTTGGCCCAATTGAACAGTTAAAATGAAAACAACATGATTAAAAAGCGCGCGCGCATGCACACGCATAAAGATTGCATCTTTATTAACAACCACACCTACAAGCAGTGAGATTTTCACTAATAAACTAAAGACATTTCTAATTCCCTTGCAAACAAAAAGTAACGATCATAACATTGGAATCATCGAAAAATCATTAAAAGCTGTTATAACAAGTGATCTCTCACCTAGCAACAGAGACAGTCCAAGGCGTAATGGACTGATCCTCGGTGGCAGTATCCTCACCGTACACGTCACCAATACCGCCAGTAACCTTTGATTTGGAGTCCTTGTCAGCCGGTGGTGCAGGTGAAGCATCTCTAATCTCCTTCAGACTAGTCTCCACCAAAACGCTCACGTTTCGATCCcctgctctcccatttgagctgACCGACGCCACCACCACCATAGGAGGTGCAACTCTTCTGTGTTGCTGCACGACGCCTCTGGACACCCCATAAAGCGAATTATCCTGTAAAACAAAATCAATTAGCATAATCAACAaactaaatcaaaatcaagCGTGTTAGCTTTgcttctttttccccaaaacaGGGGATACCCATTGGCGCAAAAGTTCGAATCTTTAATTTGGAAGATTTGCTCAGatacaaaaatcaaaatgggattggtttgaaacttttttttttctttttcttgtaacATCTTTATTTGGTGAAGTAAGCTAGCTTGGATCAAAAAATTAGAAGGCAAAGTTGGGAAAATTAAGAAGTGGGATAGCTTTAAAATGTGCAAACATAAGTGGGTTTACGGCGAATTACCAGAAAACTAGTGCCATTTAAGGATAACATGGTGAATGAaatggaggaaaagaaagacggtgaggagaaagagagattgggaaagaaaagaaaagaagggagaAGTGTCTGTTGTAGCTTGAGCtgattatatatatgtatctgCTCCAACTACCTCCCCCTCTACGCctccttctctctctttccctcttcCTAATTGTCCTCCTCTTGAGTAGAGAGAGTATGGTTTTGATCTGATCAGCGGCTTTATACAGGCGGCAACATCCAAGCAAAAATGTCAAAAGACTTTCCTCTCTTTCCTCGTCGTTGCTCACGTGTTTCGGTTCCAAACATTACCCTCCGACATTTTCCTACGCAATACCGTTTGTCCGCTGTTTGCTtactttcttcttctcttttctgtttttaggggtttacttttttttttttaaggggtTTACGTTTGAGGAAATTCTCAAATAGTACTGAGGGTGTTAGGATTATAAGTTATTTGatatatttttactgtagcactttttgtaatgtgatgtatgtgagataataaagtaattgggaaaataaaaaagtgtattaaaaattgtaatggtgatgcaagcaaatatatttggagaaataacttacaatccaaacacactcagtatttgagatatttttactgtagcactttttgtaatgtgatgtatgtgagataaacaaataattggaaaaataaaaaggtgtattaaaaattgtaatggtgatgtaagcaaatatatttggagaaataacttacaatccaaacacactcagtaTTTTCCAGAAATAGTTCTATAGTAAGAGTTGTGAAATCCACTGAAGGGATCTTTTAGGGAAATAATGCATTTACTAAATAAGTTTTTCACCCTTTAaatagaaattttaaaaatatactttTTTGAGAATTAATTTAAGAAAGTTTCATTTTTaaaaagggttaattacatttacctcccttgaggtttgaccatattaccaatcaatccctgtaatttgtccaaataacggtctcaccctttgaatgatcaaacatttaacaaaaaccctcttaatgccgaaaatgccctttttgaggccatattgcattaaaaaaagaacatatttttatttattaaccttcaagtaattcaaaataatagaaaaaaaatttttacttattattttataaaaatcatatatttgcttccataaatagttttgaatcaataattattttaaatcttaaaaatgaaaattaaaaattagataaattgaaagaaaaataaaaaagaatcaactaTTTTAAATTCTCAAGTATGGTTCGAATTTGTGGTTCAAGGCATGTTTTTCTCAATTTGAACCATACTccaggaattaaaataatttcttcttttttaatttttctttcaatttatctaatttttaatattcatttttaagatttaaaataattattgattcaaaactatttatggaagcaaatatatggtttttataaaataataagcaaaaaatttttcctatttttttgaATTGCTTCAgagttaataaaataaaaatatatttttaaaatgcaaCATGGTCTCAATAAAggcattttcggcattaaggaggtttttgttaaatatttgatcattcaaagggtgagaccgttatttggacaCATTACAGGAattgattggtaatatgatcaaatctcaggggaggtaaatgtaattaaccctttttaaaatttaccTGTTTACTATTATTCAAGTTCTTACACCTTCCACACCCCACTCcccccctcccaaaaaaaaccaaaataaatGTTGCCACTTAGGACAAGTAAGAGAATTTTGAGCGACTAATAGTAGGGTTAAGAACGCTCAAGGTCTTTGAGATAATAAATTATCTTAAACGCTACATaaacaactttttgttttgaagTGTAAGTAAGACTAATTTATAGATCATATTTGTCACTTTTAATGTACGTGATGCGTTATTGTTATATACTAAATTATGCAACGCAAAAAAGGTCCGAGATGGCAAGTTATTTATAATTTAACGTGTGTAATGTGATATATACGAGATAAAATATAATTATGagggtgattgaaaaatatacttGAGATGCAAgtaaataactttttttgaataggtcaatccaaacacactcaaacTTGAATAGTAGTATATTTGTTCTGTCAATGCAAAGAATCAAAAACTTCAAAGTAGACTTTTTACTTGATCACCTTAAGACACGAcgttgttttattattttctagGTAGCAGTTTTCAAGTTTTACAAGTCTCATTTTTTCTTATTACTTTGACACTTAATAatacaaaaatttcaacaatcaTTAGGGAGCGAAAGGCAAACAATCATGCGTGGATAAGATCGTGTTGGGGGTTACATTTAGTTTTGATTAAAgacaatttttttattaattttgttagagaaataaatttattttccaatTAAAGAAACTAGGAGCCCCATTGGATTACTATATAAGTTTTAagaatttttacaaaaaattattataataatataatatatgtaaaataaatttaaaaaatatatatataaagggaaTTTTTAGAAAAGAGTGTGAACTTTTTAACTTAAATTTCATCAATGGTATCTCGGATATTATGTTCGACTCCTAGTCCTAGTGTATATAAATGTCTAAAACATGACAATCACCTGGTAAATGCCGACGGAGAGTCATAGGTGCATATCGTATTGTCATGATGTCATCTGATGAAGGAGATGGCTGTGAAAACCGACGGCTTGACATGTAAAGAAGAGCAAGGCAAAAGGTTGAGGGAACAAGGGGCTGTCCTTCTCGTTGAAAATTGCTTCCACATTTGTCTCTTCGGTTACTGTTCGCATTTGGGAATAACCTAATTCTTATATTGGTcccaaaatatattattattattcccGATAACCTTTTACTTTTGCAAACTAGTTTATAATAATAAGTGTTTGGATACAcacattatttcaaataatatttcgcttgcatcataaacacattttccaacccacctttttatattcccaatcaactttttatctcacatacatcacatcacaaaaagtgctacagtatttattccaaataatattttaaataataccctatccaaacaTTGGAAAAAAAACACTACTGGTCTCGTGGCAATGGACGGTGATGGCAATCTATTTGTAAAGCATTGAGGTTTAGGAGTGTATTCGCAGAGACCTAGCCATCCATGTTAGCAATTTTGAGATGTTTCCTTATTTGTTTTATAGACTGTTTATTGCTTTCTTAAACTGTGATAATCAGTTTAATCAGTCTCATTTCTAAACGATTTTGTATATCAGTTGTTCTGCTGCCACAGTGACACTCTACGTgcaataaacatatttttttttaatattttcaatcgtttttttttatctcacatatatcacatcagaAAAAGTGACAGTGGAGTAACCAAAAGATAATGTACATCAATCTTGGTTGTTTATCGGTTTATAGTTTAGTTTTGAAGAAAGACGAAAAAGTTAGTACTAATAAACATCAATCTTGGCCGGTAATTAAGCTTCCTCAATGTGCAACAATATATAATTGATTTGAGAATGCAATACGGACCCATCTTTGGATTTTTTGCGTTACGTACTATAATATAACTGGTTGCTAAAGTTATTTACCTATTATTGTTGTCAAGTATAAGAGGTTGATCTCTTCTGTCCTTTCCACATGCATGAATAATAATTAGAAGTTACAGCAGGCAAAGAAAGCAAAACGATGAATGCTATAATTGGCTAGGTAACTCATAAACACTACTGCTTGCTAGGTTTAATGACTAAGAATTCACAAcagatcttctgtcccacatccTGTGTCACTCTCTGTcacactttttattatattgctatttctcattcataaacatcatgttttaattcttttttgcttctttaagatccaataactattaattgagtaaaaaataaatacaacagtttcaaaaagctaatatataatagaaaattaaaaaatacagtagaaaattcataaaaaatctcattttttatgcattttgcttttttgagtttattaaattttgtgtattactcaattaatagttattggatcataaggaaataaaaaagaattaaaatatgatatttgtgaatgagaaataataatataataaaaagtgggacagagagtggcacagggtttgagacagaagatccgttgcggtcGCCAATTGGCTCAACTAAAAATGTGGTAGCATTAAACAGATTTCGACGGCTACCACCATGCATATACCACATTCGATACccaaaatccttttttttttttttttttgcttttcttcttgAATAAGATCAAAACCACACGAAAGGAGGTTTTAATAATCCACCTCCTCcacgatttttagtttttttttttcttaatatggGTCACTGTTTTGAAATGGATATAATACTGCACAACTTAATAAGGGCAGGGACTTGGGACTTGGGACTTGGGACTCCCTTTCATGCATCGATCCTATTCTCCAATGGTGTGATGTGACTACTGACTACCCAGGATGCAGCGATAATTCCATTCGGTCCATCAtcctcctcatcctcatcctcaCCCTCATCCTGGGCCAGGGGCTTGGTTCCCCCAACAACTTTGGCCAGTGGTTGCATGTTTACCAAAGCCTAGCACACAACCATGACCACGGATTTCTTGACGCCCCAAACATTTGGCCACGTAAACATTGGGTTGTGTCAAAATATTGGCGCACAAGAACACgttttaattgcaaaaacttgCGTGCCTattga
It includes:
- the LOC113742388 gene encoding transcription factor MYBS3, with amino-acid sequence MTRRCSHCSNNGHNSRTCPTRGGGGGSGGCAGGGVKLFGVRLTDGSIMKKSASMGNLSHYHSSSSAAASPNRSSPSSDPFHDPVHLPDGYLSDDPNDASCSANRRAERKKGVPWTEEEHRLFLLGLQKLGKGDWRGISRNFVTSRTPTQVASHAQKYFIRQSNANRRKRRSSLFDMVPDMSTDPLAPPEEQFVLPPQVVDSSKEQLASPHPLAIGDDNEKSLPSLDLSLKQEYEPMEATLSEVVEETEENVKSPPEIPSLFPSFFPAFIPISYPLWPSNIAPQEEGRGAEASHHQILKPIPVIPKEPVNVDELVGMSQLSLGGTSSGLVESSRLSLKLTGEPSRQSAFHASTPIKGSGITKDENSSFQAV
- the LOC113742387 gene encoding NADP-dependent malic enzyme, chloroplastic, with the translated sequence MLSLNGTSFLDNSLYGVSRGVVQQHRRVAPPMVVVASVSSNGRAGDRNVSVLVETSLKEIRDASPAPPADKDSKSKVTGGIGDVYGEDTATEDQSITPWTVSVASGYPLLRDPHYNKGLAFTEKEKDAHYLRGLLPPVVVSQELQVKKMMANIRQYQVPLQRYMAMMDLQERNERLFYKLLIDHVEELLPVVYTPTVGEACQKYGSIFRQPQGLFISLKEKGKILEVLKNWPQQKIQVIVVTDGERILGLGDLGCQGMGIPVGKLSLYTALGGIRPSACLPVTIDVGTNNEKLLNDEFYIGLRQRRATGKEYAELIDEFMSAVKQTYGEKVLIQFEDFANHNAFDLLAKYGPTHLVFNDDIQGTASVVLAGLIAALKLVGGTLAEHTFLFLGAGEAGTGIAELIALEMSKQTGAPVDETRKKIWMVDSKGLITRSRMEGLQHFKRPWAHEHEPVTNLVDAVKAIKPTVLIGSSGAGRTFTKEVVEAMATFNEKPIVLALSNPTSQSECTAEEAYMWSEGRAIFASGSPFDPVEYDGKVYASGQANNAYIFPGLGLGLIISGAIRVHDDMLLAASEALAAQVTEENLESGLIYPPFSNIRKISAKIAADVAAKAYELGLATRLPQPENLVAYAESCMYSPAYRCYR